From the genome of Dermacentor andersoni chromosome 3, qqDerAnde1_hic_scaffold, whole genome shotgun sequence:
AATACCAACAATGTCACACTGGTAAGCCAGATAAGTGCTTGTGTTATGAAAGAACATAAGTATAAAGATTGCAAACAGTGGGGTTTTGATTTTTCTGGGGCATACGTATACCTCCCTCTTGTGTGACTGCTTGAAAAACTTTGTGATGGTAAGATCGGCTGCTAAAATTTATTTGACTGTGGTTAACACAGCAATGCATAGTTAATCCTTTAAAGTTCACAGAGTGCAACTTTGAAATACTTGTAAACGAAGGCGTGATCAAATAACAGCGACATACCAGATGCACAGCTTCTATAGTTTATGAATGCTTCTTGCTACGACATTGCAAAACCCGCCGTTAAAAGAGCACACGCGGCATAGCACGCAAGTTTCTGTCGCGGCTGAGCCATGCACACACGGATCGGTTTACTACGAGCGCCGAGACAGCGTGCAAGAAAACACGTGAGCGGTGTTACCTTTCGAAGCCAGCCCATCGCTTGTCCGGTGCTGCTCGCCCGCTCCTTGGTCCTTCGGCTACACAGAGAGCTTCCGCGGCGAGACCCTGCCTATTGTTATAGAGACGACGCTCCCGGGACTCCGCTCATACGGCAACCTTGAAGGTACCGGCAATTATGAGGGGGCCCGAGCGCACCGTTTCGTTTCTTTTCCCTGTCGCGGCGCTAAGGCACGCGGCCACGGGAGCAAAAAGCGCGCCTTGGCCCCACTTTTTACGCGCTGCGCCAGTTGGGCAGACAAGCGTGTAGCACAAAAGGAATTTCGCGCCCGAAAGGCGCGTACGCACAGCCTCGCGCGGCTCGCACCAAAAGATCGCCGAGAACATTCCGATGCACAGACCCGTAACAGCGCGCGCGCCGCATGCACATATACGCACACGCTCGTCGCGCGCACGACTTCCTGCAGCATGCGAGTGCACAGACCCGCGCTTGTTTACCTGAGACTGCGTCGAGCTCCATCTCcgacactgctgctgctgctgctgctcttgcgaCTCGGAGCTCGGTTTTTGCTGGCTGTTGCCCATGTAACGCGGGGTTCTTGGCGGTCGTTGAACAGCAGGCCTTCGTTCATCGCGGCGAGGAGTACCACCAACCGTGCTTCATCCGGTGATGAGCAACGTAGTTGGCGTTTAAAGGCATGCTGTTGCCCCGGTAACCGCGAGATCCCGTCCCGGTGATTTTACATGTTACCTTCGCTGCTTTCGCCATCTGACAAAACCTGCGCAGATGCAACGGAACGCCCCCTGAAAAACCGAAACAGAAGCATCTTGAAAACCATTTTCCACACCATCCTGCAAAAACTATTGACTTAGGTATGATATTATTTATAAAGCAAATTATAAAAATATTCAACCCTTTTTAATGCAAATGAATAGCGATTGAGGCACAACCGAGAGTACccagctccccccccccttttttttttcggactttatttatttttgcagcaaTCCGATCATCTAGCCAAAGCCAACCAAGTTGGTTCGCTCGATCGAAAGGACACGGAGGGCATCATGGCGAGCCTTACCTTAAAGCAAGCTTTTCGTAacttctcgaaatcgacggctaGGTTTGCCCAGCAAGGGGGTGAACATTCCCATGAAGGCCAGTATCGCACTGTTAAACTGTTGGTTCGCTTACAGCTTGACGGGGCATTGAGCTCGGGGAAGGAAAAAGATAAGCTGCAGCCGGCGTGGCTTTCTGAACGGGAGGAGACTCTGACGTCGAGTGCTTTAATAACGTTGCGTTAATTCACTTGGTTTTCTTTGTATATACTGCCTCGTTTCTCATGGCAACCCTTCTCTGTGCAGCTGGTGAGCTGCTGTGGAAGAGGCTGAGTTTCTTCGTCGCCTTCCCAGCCATCGCGCTGTGCGGCATCAACGTCTACTTGGCTGAACTGGAGCACAAGAAGCATTTCCACAGACCGGAGTACCGCCCTTACGAATATCTTCACATCCGGACCAAGGTTGAGTACACATTCAAAATCTGATGCTTAGTTCTTGCGCCGCATCAACCATGACTCGGCAACCTGTCGGCTTCGTGCGGACGAAGTCTGCATTGCTCCACAACCGGCAGCGTCTCAAGAGCAACACGTTGTGTGTGGCTAGCGCTTGTTATTTTCGTTTGGTATGGTTGTCCTGCGCAGTGTCTGGTTATTATTTTTTGTACTGTTTTCCTGTTAATGTTCGTGCTTCTCATATCTGTTGTGAAGCAGAATAACTGCGGAGAAAACGAAGCAACCGCTGTGGTGCCGTTATGTTGAGAAAGATACAGTACTGCATATATAGGTACATGTCAGCTTTCATGccagccgattttttttttttttttagcaagctGGTTACTTAACAGGCCGACTTGTACAGCAAATTGCAGTCTGATGTTACTGATTTAacaatttcatttattaaccTTGTGTATCAGTTTAGGGAACATGTCCCAATTGTGGAGCTGAAGCCGAGCAGTAGTGACGTCATGCCCGCTAACTGAAATACCGTGCTTGGTACCAGTTTCAAGAAATGTCTTTGAATTCTGTGGCGAAGGGCAACTGTGGTGTGCATTGATGTTTGTTACACTTACCAGCACTGATAAATGTTAACTGGAAGATCAGTGCATTTCGCTGCAGAATTTGATGATGTAAAGTTTCTCTGAGAATAGCTTTAACGCTGTTCTTCGGTAATTTCCATGACTAGCAGTTGCTTGAGCAGTTGCTTGAGTACATGCCTTCACTCCATGCATTCAAATGAACTCCAAAGAGAATCTGCGGCTGTAGGTATTaagggctctttttttttttttttttttttcgttcgttcgtATTCATTCATTATATGCCCCACCGTGTGACCAAGGGGGTGTGGCTACGTGTGGGCTGATGAAAAAGGGCAGGAAAGGATGAAAAATGGATCAGTACGAAATACAGCCCCTGGTTAAAAAGAACTATCGCTCAGAAATCGCAACGGAGGGCAGCCGAGGCACAGTGACCGCTCTGCCATCCTCCTTATTGAGTCATGGCAGTTGCATtctgataggggcgaaatgcaaaaacacccatctACAATGTTTTGGGTGTGCATTGAAGAGCCcaaggtggtcagaattaatacaGAGCCCTCCACCGTAGCATCGCTCATAACCATCCACTGTGCAGTTCCATGATGTTAAACCCCACGATTTAGTTTGAGTCAAGGTTTAGTGTAGAGTGGAGTAATTGAGCAGAGACGCACATAGTAAGGCCAGCACTCAGTGGCTAGTTGGACACATCATTTGGAATGTTCCAGTTTATTTCTGTGTTCAGTGTAGGAAGTAGTCAAGATAAGGGGATAGAACTCGCATGTTTCTGTTGCTACTATTTCTTTGTTTTACCGTATGTGCATTTTGCCATGTTGAAACTACTTTGCTGCTCTGAGGAATATGTTCTGTGAACTGTTATTAATATTTTCCTGATTAAAAATGGGCTCTAAATGATGCATGTTAGTAGTACAAAATTTCACACTTGGTATCCCTGCTTCTTTTGACCCTGAAACGTACCTCGCAGGATGCATTGTTCTCAGCTCAAAATCAAAATTAAAGTTGTCTAAGTTGTTGCATCAGTAAGGAATTTAAGTTCTAGAGCATTAATTAGAAACCCTTAATTTTCACTGGGAAAGTTCAGTGGAGCATGAGAAATAGTTGAGACACACAGGCTTATGACTCAGAGGCATTAACATCAAACTTAGAGTATAGTATGTAGAGACAAGTTGGCAGCAGCTATGGGTTCCTTTACATATGTGTGCCTTAGTGTGCCGGAAGGCCCCTATGAAGAACTTTTTTTTAATCACTATCTAGCGTACTTAGACAAATGCACAATCAAGACAGTGTTGTTTGATTGTTTTCTTGTGTTTATGCTTAAAACCTTGATACTTTCTGTAAATTTTATGTGCCACTGTTGTTACAGCTTGCAGCAGCTTTATTACTTTTGTACCTGATGTTTTTTTTAGAGCTGACCTCTTCTCCgaatgcttttttcttttctttttttagaaatatCCCTGGGGAGATGGAAACCGTGCTCTCTTCTTCAACCCTAAGGTGAACTGGGTTCCTGGAGGCTATGTAGAGTGAACACCTAAGCAGGCCCTTTGCTGCGCCGATTGTTCACTGGAGAATTCTAACTAGGCAATGGTCCTAGGAACTACAATAAAGATAGTTCCTCCGCTTGAAGAAAGTATTTACATGTTATTTCCCATCGCTTGTGGACACACCTGTTACTGTAACAGAAGCAAATGTAAACTAGCACATGTAATGCTTTCATTCTGTTGTGTTACAgagatgtacagtgctcacagaCTCGGAATTAGTTTATTCATGTCAGTAATGAGGTAAGAATTACAAGACTCGGTGCGTGGACAGGAGTTTCTGTAGTCAGaaaactgaattgggacctcctgcACATGACGACAAATTATTTAAACATCAATGACAACATATGAAACTTTTCAACTATAAGATCCTGTAAAATGTCGTGACATACAAATGATGAAAATATTTTTAAGGCAGTGATTAAATTACTAGAAGTGAGAAACGACAAAGGTGCATTATTGAAATACTTAAGACTTAAACAGAAACAAAATGCAGGAAAGAAATGGACATAATTGAACTTATCTCACAAAAACAGATAATGCAATGATCATGTTCAATTTGTCAGAAATAGCTAAAATGTTTCAGCCCTGTTTGAAATTGACGAGGCTGAGTGAGGAATGAAACTGCAGGAAAACTAATACTGAGTTTAATTGCTCGAGAGAGCGATGTTATGTCGCTACATGTCTGGTCTCTTAAGGTGCTTTTCGCTCCTATCTAAGCATAAGAGTGAAAACCAAAAtgcaacctgccgtggttgcttagtggctatggtgtcgggccgctaagcacaaggtcgcgggatcgaatctcggccacatttcgatgggggcgaaatgttaaAACACcagtggtacttagatttaggcgcatgttaaagaaccccaggcagtccAATTTCtggagtctctcactacggcgtgcctcataatcagatcgtggttttggcacgtaaagccctgtaattttttttaccACATTGCAAACTGGGGAAGTGGGGGGGTGGGATACGAAAGTATGGGCGTGTTGGTTTGGTGTAAATTgacatcttttctttttaatttcatgAGTCGTACACACAGCTTTTAAAGTTCTCAGACCAGTCGCAGCGGCTCAGTAACTATGGCATTGTGCAGCTGAGCATAATGTCCCATATTTTATTTCAGGCCATCGCGACAGCTTTCCGGTGAATTGGGAATGCAAAAGCTATCATGTACCAAGCTTAGTACGCACATATGAATGGCCAGGAAGTCAAAATGAATTAGTAGCTCTCATGTATGGCATCTCTGATAGCCCTTGTGTTCTACTCCACCAAACAAACTCGATGTATTGTAATGAGACATTGTTTCTCTTCAAGCCAAGTAACGAACGCAATCTTGATTCGGACGATGTCCTCCGAGattgcagagcaggctgcaatagcgacggccttattggacgacaagaggacatcaatctacagtgactcgatatcagctgttaggccatttgccaaaggaaccatatccgagctggccctaaggATTCTAGGAAGCAAgaagatcaagccacacacattgatctggtttccagctcacatgggacagatcgagggtgccctgcccaacctcaatgagtcagCACACGGAGCTGTGCGAGGGATCATCAActgcgtagctaccgggcagcatGACGCTGGGGGTATTGACAATTGGGACTCTCCTTCCttgtacaccgaaattactaagcacttttacttggctcggaggatctaccccctcccacactgcaaactcaatagacctcaggctttgacactaaggcttctacagactgGGGCATACCCAAAACCCCTACTccttcacaagatgtaccccgaaattcagacaacaaatgcatgtgcactatgcaatgacttagcgaacttacctcacatgctctggcgatgtcccgcgttacgcggtgatgaaagcaacacttcacgctgggatgcagtcctacacagccccaacctcgaagaacagtttaGATAAGTGCCAAGATTATTCCGTAAAATTTCTTTCATTTGAAAGCTCAATCCTATTAATTGTAGAAAGCAAGAACGTAATTTAGGACCTCAGATTTTTTTACTAATATCGCCAGAAATATGTACATTAAAAACAAAGATCTGAAGCACAAAGTTCAGGATTTCATAATTCAGCACCGAAactgtaacatttctgtacacaACATTTGGTAAAGCATCTCAAGCAGACAAATATACGATATTAGTTTACAACACACATGGACTATTCCTACACTGCTTACGCGGGCTTTTCCAAAAAATCATAGTATTCCCAAATTTGCAATATATTTCAGAGAAATGCATAATACATAAGTTATGTCCACTTTAGATATCCCAACCGATGCAGTTTGCAGAAACTGCGGTATCACTTTTTGATAGCCTATTTACATAGTAAAGTTCAATTTCAGTCCATTTTCAGCAATGGCCTAAATAAGAAAATCCATTTCCCACACAATCTGTAGGCTACAACACTTTAATACagttagcattctttgggtaccTCACAGGCATTACAGGGGCTAACTGTCTGCCAATCTATCAATCTATCTACGTCTCCAACTGTTTTGCCACAAACCTGGCTCTCTCGTTTGCCCACGGCCAAATGGGTAGcgcgtcgggctgctgtgctgacggAACTGGGTCAAAACGAACTGTTGGACCAGCTGGGGTCACTGGGCCCGAATGTGGCACTGTGTACCTAAGTGCCGCACTTGAACGAACTTTGACGCTGACATGGGTCACAGGGGATGCGGGACTGGgtttatgtgccgctcttcagtgaatctCTTCTTGTGCCAACTTGGAGCACTGTGTATGCGCCGATCGGTCTGTGctgctcctcaatgaacctcTGTGATaccaagttgggtcactgggtatgtgccggtaggtgcgtgccgctcttcaacggaCCACATTGAGGCCAATTTGGGTAACAAGGTAATTACCACGGGGAATTCGCTGCTCTATGTACAATGATAAAAAATAAGGGAGAGCCTTTTAATTTCTTCAAAGCTCGGTAGAATTGAACCTGTGCCGAGCACGGACTTTAGGCTGGGGCCCCTAGATGACATAGGGTGTACAGTGGAAAGCGTGGGAGCAGTAGACATAGCACCAGCTTTGTTCTCATTATTAAATGCC
Proteins encoded in this window:
- the LOC126540148 gene encoding cytochrome c oxidase subunit 6A2, mitochondrial-like, with product MASLTLKQAFRNFSKSTARFAQQGGEHSHEAGELLWKRLSFFVAFPAIALCGINVYLAELEHKKHFHRPEYRPYEYLHIRTKKYPWGDGNRALFFNPKVNWVPGGYVE